The genomic segment ATATCGGCCGAAAAAACACTTCTTCAAATCATGCCTGGAATATGGTTTTAATTGATAAAAAATGGCGTCTCATTGATGTTACCTGGGGACAAGGTTATTATGACAGCAGTAAAGGCAGAATGGTAACAGATTTTTCTCCGGTTTATTTTGATACAGATCCTGATTATTTCTTTGCGAAACATTATCCGGATTCAGGTTCTTATTTGGGAGAAAGAATAAGTAAAGATGATTTTCTTAACGGACCTTTAATTTACAATAAAACAATCGAGAACGATTTTAAAATTAAATCTCCAAATTCAGGAATAATAGAAGTTAAGAACGGAGATAAAATAGATGTTGAAATTAAAAATTTGACCAAGTCAGACCAGGTTTTTTATTTAAATAAAAGAAATCAGGCAGTTCTCGTTAAAAATTCAAAAGAAAAAAGAGGCGGTTTAGAATTTCAAATTCCATATGATAATACTATTGGAGATTACATCACGATTTTTGCCGATACAAATAGTATTTTGTCTTTTAAAGTAATTCAGAAATAAATTAAATATTGCAATTAATAGAATTTTCTTCTTTTGCTTAATTGCCGTATCTTAGCAATTCAGGATTTGAATGAATGCGATATGGAGACTACTTTTCTGAAATCAATCTTAGACAATGATTTCTATAAATTTACGATGCAACATGCCGTAATCAGGCTTTTTCCAAAGGCAAAGGTTCGTTATGGATTTATAAATCGAGGAAAACATATTTTTCCGCCTGGATTTGGAGATTTGCTTCGAAAATCGGTTGATGCATTGTCAGATCTTCGCTTGACAAAAGAAGAAAAGAATTATTTAGCGCATTATTGTCCTTACCTTGATCCCACTTATTTAGATTTTCTACAAGGATATAGTTATGATCCCTCAGAAGTTCAGATTTCTCAGGAAGGTTCAGAAATCAAAGTTACAGTCGAAGGATTTTGGTATCGAACTATTTTATGGGAAGTGCCGCTTATGGCCTTGATTTCTGAACTTTTTTATAAATCAAATCATTTAATCCGCTTAAATGACGAAGCCATAAAAAATCTTACCAAAGATAAAATTGACAAGTATAACAAGTTAGGCGTTTCTATTTTAGAATTCGGAACAAGACGCCGACATTCCTATGATGTTCATAATTTGGTAAATGAAACCTTAAGAGCTTTTGGAGGTCAGAGTTTTATTGGTACAAGCAACGTACATTTTGCTATGGTCAATAATAAACGTCCGCTGGGAACGCATGCACACGAATGGTTTATGTTTCATGCGGCTCAGTATGGTTTTAAAATGGCAAATTCGATAAGCCTGGAACATTGGACACAAGTTTATGGCGGCGACCTCGGAATTGCACTTACAGATACTTATACGACAGAAATATTTTTCAATCAATTTGATAAAAAATATTCTAAACTTTTCGATGGCGTCCGACATGACAGCGGCGACCCGGTAGAGTTTGCAAAAAAGGTAATTTCGCATTATACCAAAATGGGAATTGATCCGAAATCTAAAGCCATTGTTTTTTCGGATTCACTAAATTTTGATAAAGTAAAAACAATCGCTGATTTTTGTCAGGACAAAATAAAAATGTCATTCGGAATTGGAACAAATTTCACAAACGACGTTGGCCTTCCTGCTATGAATATGGTTATAAAACTGACAGAAACCAAACCCGATAATACGCATTGGCAAGGCGTTGTGAAACTTTCAGATGAAAAAAACAAAAATACGGGAACGCCTGAAATGATTGCTCTGGCAAAAGAAGTACTCGGAATCAAATAGTATTTTTTTGCTGAAAAAGCAGTTTATTTTATAATTTTATCGTCCGTTTTATTTTAAAATCAATTTAAATAGATTTTAAACTGTTATTATTCATAACAAAAAGAAAATACGCTTTCATTTTTTGTTAAGAAATGGTACATTAGCCAAAAATCCTAAATTCATATATGCTAGAGCAAAATCAATATACCGAAGATAATATTCGTTCGCTTGATTGGAAAGAACATATCCGTATGCGTCCCGGAATGTATATCGGAAAACTTGGAGACGGATCTGCTCCGGATGACGGTATTTATATTCTTCTAAAAGAGGTTTTAGATAACTGTATCGATGAGTTCGTTATGGGCTCCGGAAAAACTATCGAGGTAACTATTAAGGACAGAACAGTCTCGGTTCGTGACTATGGACGTGGAATTCCGTTAGGAAAAGTAGTAGATGTAGTTTCGAAAATGAACACAGGAGGAAAGTACGATACAAAAGCTTTCCAGAAATCGGTAGGTTTAAATGGTGTCGGAACAAAAGCCGTAAACGCACTTTCAAATTATTTCAGAGTAGAATCAGTTCGTGAAGACAAACAAAAAGCAGCTGAATTCTCTGCAGGAAATCTGGTTTCAGAAGAAGATATTATTGAAACTACAAAACGTAAAGGAACAAAAGTAACTTTTACGCCAGATGAAACGATTTTCAAAAACTATAAATTCCGTTTAGAATATGTCGTAAAAATGGTTAAAAACTATTGTTACCTAAACAATGGTTTAACAATTATTTTCAACGGAGAAAAATACTATTCAGAAAACGGACTTCGCGATTTACTTGAAGAAACCATCAGCGAAGAAGATTTAGAATATCCAATTATTCATTTAAAAGATCATGATATCGAAGTTGCGTTAACACACAGTAAAACGCAATACAGCGAAGAATATCACTCTTTTGTCAACGGGCAGAATACAACGCAGGGAGGAACGCACTTAGCGGCTTACCGTGAAGCGGTTGTAAAAACAATTCGTGAGTTTTACAACAAAAATTTCGAAGCATCAGACGTTCGTAAATCGATTGTAAGTGCGATTAGTATTAAAGTAATGGAACCCGTTTTTGAGTCTCAGACCAAAACAAAATTAGGTTCTACTGATATGGGTTCTGATGACGGAACACCAGCAGTTTCTGTTCGTACTTTCGTTAATGATTTTATCAAAACGAAACTGGATAACTATCTGCATAAAAACCCGCCGACAGCTGAAGCTTTATTACGTAAAATTCTTCAGGCAGAACGCGAAAGAAAAGAATTATCAGGTATTAGAAAACTGGCAACAGATCGTGCTAAAAAAGCCAATCTTCACAATAAAAAATTAAGAGATTGCCGAGCGCATCTTCCTGATACTAAAAACCCAAGAAACTTAGAAAGTACGCTTTTTATTACCGAGGGAGATTCGGCTTCCGGATCGATTACAAAGTCGCGTGACGTAAATACGCAAGCCGTTTTCAGTTTGCGTGGTAAACCTTTGAATTCATACGGAATGTCTAAAAAGATTGTGTACGAAAATGAAGAATTCAACTTGCTTCAAGCTGCACTTGATATCGAAGACGGATTAGAGAAATTGCGTTATAACAACATCGTAATCGCAACCGATGCCGATGTCGATGGAATGCACATTCGTTTGCTTTTAATTACGTTCTTTTTGCAATTTTTTCCTGAATTAATAAAAGAAGGTCATTTGTATATTTTACAAACACCGCTTTTCAGGGTTAGAAACAAAAAAGAAACAATTTACTGTTATTCAGAAGAAGAAAGAAAAGATGCAATTGAAAAATTAAAACCAAAACCAGAAATCACCCGATTTAAAGGTTTGGGAGAGATTTCGCCAGATGAGTTCAAGAACTTTATCGGAGACACGATTCGTCTTGATCCTGTTATGATGGATAAACATACTTCAATCGAGCAGTTGTTATCTTTCTACATGGGAAAAAATACGCCAGACAGACAAGATTTTATTATCAAGAATTTGAAGGTGGAGATTGATGAGCTTGAGGAGGTTTAAGAATTTATAGAATATAAATAGTGTCAGACGGTCTTCAAAATAAAGTTATTTTCCAGCAAGTTGCCGAGCTATTGCAAAATGCCCGACAACAGGTTTTACGTACCGTAAATTCTACAATGACAATTACTTATTTTGAAATAGGAAGAATTATTGTTGAAGAAGAGCAAAATGGAAAAGATAGGGCTGAATATGGCAAACAGCTTTTAAAAGATCTTTCGAAGCAATTAACTAAAGAATTTGGGAGAGGCTTTTCTATTGATAATTTGGAAAATATGAGGAAGCTCTTTTTGACTTTCTCAAAATCCGAGACACTGTCTCGGATTTTACAAATTCAAAAAGAGCAGACAGTGTCTGCGGAATTTAATAAAGTAGATTATCAAACTTTGTCTTCTTTTTTTAAATTGACTTTTAGTCATTATATTTTTTTAATGCGAATTGAAGATGAAAAAGAAAGACGGTTTTACAAAATTGAATCTGAAAAACACAATTGGAGTGTTCGGGAATTAAAACGTCAATATGATACGGCACTTTATACGCGATTAGCTTTAAGTAGAGATAAAGAAGGAATTTTAAAACTTTCAGAACAAGGTCAAATCATTGAAAAGCCGAAAGATATTATCAAAGACCCTTATATTCTTGAATTTTTAGGATTACCAGAATTACATCAATATTCAGAATCTCAGTTAGAAGAAAAGATCATTAATAAGCTGGAAAATTTCTTATTAGAATTAGGTCATGGTTTTACTTTTGTTGCAAGACAGCAGAGAATTACTTTTGATGATAAACATTTTAGAATTGATTTGGTTTTTTATAACAGGATATTAAAATGTTTTGTACTTATTGATCTTAAAATTGGAGAATTAAAACATCAGGATTTAGGTCAAATGCAAATGTATGTCAACTATTATGACAGAGAAATGCGTTTGGAGGATGAAAATAAAACTATCGGAATTGTACTTTGCCAAACTAAAAGCGAAGCCGTAGTAAAATATACTTTGCCAGAAAACAACGAGCAAATATTTGCCAGTAAATATAAAACTGTTTTACCAAGCGTTGAAGTTTTAAAAGAACTTCTTGAAAACAAATAAAATTATAATTAGATATAATTAAATGAAAGACGAAGAAGACGATAACATAATTCCAAACGACGACGAAAATAATCAAGATGAAAATCTGGATAATATTCAGGATGGCAATGATGATGTGATTGATGGAGAAGGAAAACATTTTGAAGGAGCGCATTTTTACGAAAATCAGGAAGAAGAAGGAGAAGATGTTATTACGAAGGTAACGGGAATGTACAAAGACTGGTTCTTGGATTATGCTTCATACGTAATTTTGGAACGTGCAGTTCCTGCTATCGAAGACGGATTCAAGCCAGTTCAGCGTCGTATTATGCACTCTTTAAAAGAGCTGGATGATGGTCGTTATAATAAAGTTGCCAATGTTGTTGGTCACACCATGCAGTATCACCCACACGGAGATGCTAGTATTGGTGATGCTATGGTACAGATTGGTCAAAAAGATTTATTGATTGACTGCCAGGGAAACTGGGGAAATATTCTAACTGGAGATGGTGCAGCAGCGCCCCGTTATATTGAGGCACGTTTATCTAAATTTGCTTTGGAGGTTTTATATTCTCCAAAAATTACTGAATGGGGATTATCTTATGACGGTAGAAAAGCCGAACCGATTAACCTTCCGGTAAAATTTCCATTACTTTTAGCACAAGGAGCAGAAGGTATTGCGGTTGGGCTTTCTACAAAAGTTTTGCCTCATAACTTCAACGAATTAATTGACGCTTCGATTAAAATCTTAAAAGGAAAGCCATTTACGCTTTATCCGGATTTTATGACGCAAGGTATCGCCGACGTTTCAAATTATAATGACGGAATGCGTGGAGGACGTGTGCGTGTACGTGCTAAAATTTCGCAATTAGACAAAAATACATTGGTAATTACACAGATTCCGTTTTCTACCAATACATCGAGTTTAATTGATAGTATTTTGAAAGCCAATGATAAAGGTAAAATCAAAATCAAAAAAATTGAAGATAATACGGCTGCTGATGTTGAGATTTTAATTCATCTTTTCCCAGGCGTTTCACCAGACAAAACAATTGATGCTTTGTTTGCTTTTACAGCCTGCGAAACTTCTGTAGCGCCTCTAGGATGTGTTATCGAAGATAATAAGCCGTTGTTTATTGGTGTTTCTCAGATGTTGAAAATTTCAACACACAGAACAGTTGATTTACTTCGTCAGGAATTAGAAATTCAGTTAGAAGAATTAAAAAATAAGTGGCACTTTTCTACTTTGGAGAAAATCTTCATTCGTGAAGAAATGTATATCGACTTCAAATTATACGGAGACAGAGAATCACTTTACAAATATTTATACGATCGTTTTGAGCCTTTCAAAAAATCATTCGTCAGAGAAATTAATGACGACGATTTACAGCGTTTGACTCAAATCCCGATGATTCGTATTACACGTTTCGACTCTGATAAAGCCGATGATTTAATCGCTAAGTTAGAAGACGAAATGAAAGAAGTAGAGCATAATCTGGAACATTTAACAGATTTTGCAATTGCTTACTTTACTAAATTAAAAGAGAAATACGGAAAAGGCCGCGAACGTCAGACAGAGCTTCGTGTTTTTGATAATGTTGAGGCTACAAAAGTAGTTTTACGTAATACAAAACTTTACGTAAACCGTGAAGAAGGTTTCGTAGGAACGAGTTTAAAGAAAGATGAATATGTAGGTGATTGTTCTGATATTGATGATGTTATCGTGTTTTTACGAGACGGAACATTGATGATTACAAAAGTAGATGCTAAAACTTTTATAGGAAAAGATATTATACACGTTGCCGTTTTTGATAAAAACGATAAACGCACGATTTACAATATGATGTATCGTGATGGTAAATCAGGTCCGTCATACATAAAACGTTTTAATGTTACAGGAGTAACGCGTGACAAAGCTTATGATTTAACGAATGGTACAAACGGTTCTCAGGTTGTTTATTTTTCACATAATCCAAACGGAGAAGCTGAGGTAGTAACGATATTACTTCGTCAGGTTGGAACGATTAAGAAACTGAAATTCGATATTGATTTTGCTAAATTGGCAATAAAAGGACGTGGTTCTAAAGGAAACTTAGTAACCAAATATCCAATCAAGAAAATCGAATTAAAGGAAAAAGGGATCTCAACATTACTGCCAAGAAAAGTTTGGTTTGATGATACTGTAAAACGTTTAAATGTCGATGCAAGAGGAGAGCTGTTAGGAGAATTTAAACCAACAGACAAAATATTGATAATTAACCAGTCAGGAAAATTAAAGGTCATAATTCCGGAATTGTCAACTCATTTCGATGAAGATATGATTGTTCTTGAAAAATGGAAACCAAAAAAACCGATTTCTGCCATTTATTATGATGGAGAAAAAGAGCGTTACTTCCTGAAACGTTTTCTGGTTGAGAATGAAGGTAAAGAAGAAAGTTTTATTACCGACCATCCGAATTCGCAATTAGAAATCGTTTCGACAGATTATCGCCCTGTGGCACAATTGGTTTTTGCTAAAGTAAAAGGAGTTCAAAAAGACGATCTACATATTGATGTAGAAGACTTTATAGCCGTAAAAGGTTTCAAAGCTTTAGGAAACCAATTGACAACAGATAAATTAAAACAAGTGAATTTGTTAGACCCGCTTCCGTACGAAGAACCAGTTGAAGAAGTTCCTGAAAAACCTGAAATTTCAGAAGAAGATGATTCAGTAGAAACAGAATTAGATGATGATGGCCAAATAGGTCTGGTTTTAGAATAAAAATGAAAACGCTAAGAATTTGATTTCTTAGCGTTTTTTTAATTATGATTTGCCATTTTTTGAAGACCACTTAATTGCTTCATTGTAAACTAATACTAAGTTTCCGTCATCTAGAAGATGTAGTGCAGAACCAGGAAATTCTGAAGTGTTAGTGCTGAGAGTTATATTAACGCCAATAAAACTAGGTCTACGACTTGATCTTAATACAAGATTGCCATTCCTTTCCAAAATGCAATTCATTATGTATGGATAAAGTTTATCTCCCATTTGCCAAATCGTACGATTATTAATAATATTAACCACTTTAAGAAATCCATCGTGATCATCAATTCTCAATTCATACTGACCATTCTGAGATTTTATACTTTTAGTCCAAGGGATTTTAAGAATATTTGTTCCTGATTCTATACTTGAAACTATAGGAAATGGATACCATTTATTTATCATTATTTTATCAATTTGAGAAAGTACTCATTGAATTTACTGCTACACCATCAGTTGTAAGATATGCAGGAGTATTATAATGCATTATAGAAAGTGGAGCATATATACTATAATCAGTGTCATTAGAATTCATTTTTTGTATTACCTGCCTATCAACCTCTTCTTTTGACCAATCTTTTGAATCATAGAAATATTTGTAAGTCTTTGGTAAATCCCAATTTATATTTGCAGTAGGATTAGTTGTTTCATGTACTAAACCTAAGGCATGCCCAAATTCATGTAATACTGTTCTACGTGAAGAATCACTATTTGAAATGTCTCCTAAGCGCATTGAAGGCGTATTCTGATAATTAAAGTAAAGAGAACCAGGGAGTAACAATCTAGCTCCTATTTCAGACCATGCACCAGGTCTACCTAAATTAAAAGCTACCGCAATATGTGCATCCTCAATTTTAGAAACATATTCAAAATTTAAATTTGCATATTCAGTCCATTGACTTACATATTGTTTAACTAGTTCATGTTGAATATTACTTCCATCTAAGAATTTTACTTTAATGGTTTGTCCAACTTCCCATCTTGATGATTTTCTACTCGCTGCTGTAGGTTTTGAATTAGGATCGTTTAACGCATTCATATAATCAGTCATGCATAATATAACCTCTTCGTTTTCAGGGTTATAATTGTCCTGTTTTGAATTATCATCATTACTGCATGATGATAATGAAATTGATAAAAAAGCAATTAAAAATTTTAATTTTTTCATGATTTAATAAATTTTGATTAATAAGTAATAATAGTAAATAAATTATTATTTAATTTAAATTTTTAATAAGTTATATCTTATTTTATTGCAATTTAAACTTATTGTGGACTGATAGGCTTTTTTATAGATTTAAGTTTGATGTTTAATTTAAAATCTAAATCATGAAAAAAATTATAAGTATTTTGAGTCTAATTGCAATTGTATTTACTTCTTGCTCAAATGATGAAAATCAATCACCAGTTATTGTCTCATCCACTTTAGTAAAGAAGATAGCTAACATCAAAGGTGATAATGTTGTTTATTCTGAGAATATAACATACGATGGAAATAAGATAATAAGTATTACAAATGAAAACGGATATGAAACTAAGTATTACTATACAGGAAATTTAATTACTAAACAAGAAGAGATTGATGCAAATGGTAAATTAGATATTACTACAAATTTTATTTATGCTGAGGAAAAATTAATAACTTCAATTATAAGGAAAGAAGGTTTATTAAATTATGATAAAATTGAATATGTTTACAACTTAGATGAGACAATTTCGTATAAAAGAGTCAGTATTAATTCTCAAACAGAAGTGCAATATTACACAGTAAGAGAAGGAAAATTAACATTTAAGAATGGTAACTTAATTAAGGATGAATATTTTCAAGGTATCGAACATACAATTATTTTCGAATATGATAATAAAAACAATCCCAAAAAAAATATAATAGGATTTGAAGCACCATTAAATGTGGAAAATTATGAAGGTTCTGTTAATAATATGAAAAAATTAACTCATATCTCAGGTTCTGTAGGTAATATACATGTTTATAAAGTAACATACAATTATAAATATGATAAAAACGATTTTCCAACAGAAAAGATAGCCATAGGTGATGATTCAACCGAAATAGCTCAATATATTTATTGATATAGAATTTAAAATTAGAATTAGACGATGACAACCAAATAGGTTTGGTTTTAGATTAAAATATTAAAAACGCTAAGATTATGTTCGTAGCGTTTTTTTTCTGTAAAAATATTTTTTCAACATAAATTCAATAAGTCTTATTTTGTTATAATTTAAGCTTCTAGTGGAGCTTTACTCATATTTTGATTTTTAGATTAGCTAACTAATTTAAAAATCAAAATCATGAAAAAACTTTTATGTTTATTAAGTGCTGCTGCATTTGTATTCACCTCTTGTTCAAAGGATGATAATAATTCATCAGATCCGGCTTCTTCAATTTTAGTAAAAAAAATAACTGACATAGACATTGATGGAAGTTCTTCAAATAGAAATTATGTATATAACGGAAATAAAATTGTTAGTATTACAGACGAAGATAGTTCTGTTTTAAAATATACTTACACTGGAGATTTTATTACAAAAATTGAGGAAATTGATAAAAATGGTAATCTTGCAGTAACTACTGATTACACCTACACAAATGGAAAGCTGACTAATGAAATTCAAAAGACTCCTAATGGAACCTATTATTATAAAACTAAATATATTCATAATGCAGACGGAACGGTTTCTTATGACAATTTTAGAGGCACAGTTACAACAGGTGACGAACAAGAATATGGTGCAACTGGAAAATACACATTAAAAGAAGGTAATCTGGTAAAACTTGAAGTTTCTTATTATGGTGACGAAAAGTCATATGTATATGAATACGATAATAAAAATCATCCTTTAAAAAATGTTACAGGTCTAGGTTTGTTATTAGAAGATGAGACATTAGTTAATAATCTAGTTAAAAAAACTTCTATTTCAGGATCTGGAGATAAAATTAGTACAAGTATAACAACATATAGTTATACATATGATGCAAACAATTACCCAACAGAAAAAGTAGAAAGTTACCAAAGTGGAAATTTTATTTCGACACAAACTACTCAGTACGTATACTAAAACATATATTCATAAAAATAGAGCAAATACTCCACTAGTCTTGGAGTATTTGCTTTTTAACATGAAAACAATTGCATAATTATAATGGCAAAAAAAATATTCCTTTTTTTATTTTTACTATTTATTTCATTTTCTTACTCACAAACAAAACGTCCGGTCGTCATGATCAATGCCCGAGCTCAAAAAGATAAAATTTTGATTCGCTGGGCAGTTAATTCTCCTATTGAGTGGCAGAAAGCAAATAAAAAAGGATTTATAATTACCAGAACTACGGTTTTACGGGATGGGATTATTTTACCCAAACCCGAAAAAATACTTCTTACGCCAAAATCATTAATGCCGGAACCATTAGATTCCTGGCTTGAGTTAGTACAAAAGGATAATAACGCAGCTATTATTGCACAATCTATTTATGGGGAAAGTTTTGAGGTAACCGCAGCAAAAGAAGGAGAATTATCAAAAATTGTAAATATAGCAGATCAGCTAGATCAGCGTTATACATTTGCCTTATATGCTGCCGATATGAGTTTTGAAGGTGCTCTAAAAGCGGGTTGGGGATTTGTAGATACAAATGTAAAAAACAATGAAGTATATGCTTATCAGATAAGTGTTTTTGAAAGTCCAAAAGTAAAAGAGTCTTCTTATGTAATTGGATTAAAAGATTATAGTGTTCTGCCAGCTCCAACAGATTTTATTGCAATTCCAGATGATAAAAAAGTAATGCTTTCATGGGATTATGAGATCTTTAAAAGAATTTATACTTCTTTTATGGTAGAGAAATCCTCTGACGGGATTAACTATGCACCAATATCCAATACAGCACTTGTTAATTTAAATGACAAAGAAGATCATCCGTCAAAAACAATGTATTATGTTGATACACTTAGTGTCAACGATAAAATATATCACTACAGATTATATGGGATTACTTCATTTGGAGAAAAAGGAGAAATAACTAAACCAATTACGACAAAAGGAATCGATGCAATAGTTACTTCGGCAAGATTAGTAGATTATAATATAATTAATTCAAATGAAGTCAATCTGGAATGGGATTATCCTAAAGAATCAGAAAGTTTTATTCAGGGATACGAAATCAATTTAGCAGATAATGATAAAGGGCCTTACAAAGTTGTTTCTAAAATAATTTCACCATCTGAGCGAAAACTTAATTATAAAGAAAATTTATATCCATCCAATTATTTTACTATTTCTGTTGTTGGCAAAAATAATCAACGATTAACTTCCCAAAGTATGTTAGTACAACCGGTAGATTCTATACCGCCTGCAAAACCAATTGGATTGGAAGGGGTAATTGACAGTCTTGGAGTGGTGCAATTAAAATGGAAACCCAATCAAGAAAAAGATTTACGAGGTTACCGTATTCTAAAAGCCAATACTGCGGGAGAAGAGTTTGTAGATATTTATCATAAATCATACGTCGGAAATACCTATAAAGATAGTGTAAGTCTGAAAATGACCAACAACAAAGTCTATTATAGAATTGCTGCTGAAGACATGCGATATAATATTTCGGAACCATCAGATATTCTAGTTTTAGATAAACCGGATAAAATTCCGCCGGCTGCGCCAATTTTTAAAGATTATGACAATAAAGATGGAAAAATCCATTTAAAATGGATCAGAAGTTATAGTGAAGATGTAGTTGGGTATAGCCTAAGACGAAGAGAAAAAGGACAGGATAAGTGGTTGGAAATTAAACAAATTAACGATACGATTCAGGAATTTACAGATGATAGGATAGAGAACAAGAAAATTTATCAGTACGCTATTTTGGCCAGAGACAAAAGTAATCTGTGGTCTTCATTGGATCATTCTGTTGTAACTGTTCAGGTTTTGGATTTTATGCCTGTTAAGATCATTTCATTTTTGCAAGGATTACCCGATCGTGAAAATAAAAAAATTACTCTGACTTGGGATTATACTAAAAATAAAGAAAAAGTAACCAGTTTAAGCATCTATAAAAATCTAAAAGGATCTCCGCCCACATTATGGAAAGAATTAAATGGAGATGTTTTTACTCTTGAAGATAAAAATTTAAAAATAAACATGGAATATGAGTATCATTTAATTCCAAGTCTGCAAAGTAGTAATCCTGCAAAAGAAGAAGTTTTAACTGTTGTTTATTAGGTGTATGAAGAAGATTTACTTATTCGTTTTTTTATTGGTTTGCAATTTTAGTTTTGGGCAGGCTCCAGAATTAGGCTCATATGAAGTTGTTTTTAGTGGCTGGGCGATTAATGATGAACATCACAATTGTGGAGAAGCATTTGTTAGGCTTGAATTTAAGAAACCTATTGATAATTACAATGCTTTAAATATTTCTTATAATGATGACAGATCTATTACCTATTATACTTACGAGGATACTAGAACTACATTCAGAGCAGATAAAATTCTGCAATCCATGTTTTTTTCTGCTTCAAGATATGATAGGCAGTCGTGTCGAGGAAATAGGCCTTATAATATGGGTAGAGTTACAAGGACAGATAAATTTAGTTGCTATGATGTTGATTTTGAATTTAAACAATTTAGAAATGTAGATAGTGATGGAGATGGATTAGGACGATCTTCTTTTAATGTAAAGATCCGCCCCGTTCTTGTTATTGCAAATCCTGGGATCAAAAATGACCTGCCAACAGAAACCAAAATTGATATAAAATCAAACACAGGTTTTCTTCCTTCAGAGTATAATTGGCAGTATTCATTAAATCCATCTCCAAGTGAAGATCCTAATTCATCAGACTGGGTAGATTTACCCCAATA from the Flavobacterium sp. genome contains:
- a CDS encoding transglutaminase domain-containing protein, whose amino-acid sequence is MKKIKIGFIFLLLNIIFTCSVFAQKYNEVDKIVLKYPKNFNSTEQLADKINNDFKSDYDKARAIYSWIAFNIKYDYNAYLNPPKSQGFSYSTEAEKQRKIKELNDKLFQKAFSSKKAVCEGFTALYQHLAQLSGLKCEIIRGDSKISVRDIGRKNTSSNHAWNMVLIDKKWRLIDVTWGQGYYDSSKGRMVTDFSPVYFDTDPDYFFAKHYPDSGSYLGERISKDDFLNGPLIYNKTIENDFKIKSPNSGIIEVKNGDKIDVEIKNLTKSDQVFYLNKRNQAVLVKNSKEKRGGLEFQIPYDNTIGDYITIFADTNSILSFKVIQK
- the pncB gene encoding nicotinate phosphoribosyltransferase — translated: METTFLKSILDNDFYKFTMQHAVIRLFPKAKVRYGFINRGKHIFPPGFGDLLRKSVDALSDLRLTKEEKNYLAHYCPYLDPTYLDFLQGYSYDPSEVQISQEGSEIKVTVEGFWYRTILWEVPLMALISELFYKSNHLIRLNDEAIKNLTKDKIDKYNKLGVSILEFGTRRRHSYDVHNLVNETLRAFGGQSFIGTSNVHFAMVNNKRPLGTHAHEWFMFHAAQYGFKMANSISLEHWTQVYGGDLGIALTDTYTTEIFFNQFDKKYSKLFDGVRHDSGDPVEFAKKVISHYTKMGIDPKSKAIVFSDSLNFDKVKTIADFCQDKIKMSFGIGTNFTNDVGLPAMNMVIKLTETKPDNTHWQGVVKLSDEKNKNTGTPEMIALAKEVLGIK
- a CDS encoding DNA topoisomerase IV subunit B encodes the protein MLEQNQYTEDNIRSLDWKEHIRMRPGMYIGKLGDGSAPDDGIYILLKEVLDNCIDEFVMGSGKTIEVTIKDRTVSVRDYGRGIPLGKVVDVVSKMNTGGKYDTKAFQKSVGLNGVGTKAVNALSNYFRVESVREDKQKAAEFSAGNLVSEEDIIETTKRKGTKVTFTPDETIFKNYKFRLEYVVKMVKNYCYLNNGLTIIFNGEKYYSENGLRDLLEETISEEDLEYPIIHLKDHDIEVALTHSKTQYSEEYHSFVNGQNTTQGGTHLAAYREAVVKTIREFYNKNFEASDVRKSIVSAISIKVMEPVFESQTKTKLGSTDMGSDDGTPAVSVRTFVNDFIKTKLDNYLHKNPPTAEALLRKILQAERERKELSGIRKLATDRAKKANLHNKKLRDCRAHLPDTKNPRNLESTLFITEGDSASGSITKSRDVNTQAVFSLRGKPLNSYGMSKKIVYENEEFNLLQAALDIEDGLEKLRYNNIVIATDADVDGMHIRLLLITFFLQFFPELIKEGHLYILQTPLFRVRNKKETIYCYSEEERKDAIEKLKPKPEITRFKGLGEISPDEFKNFIGDTIRLDPVMMDKHTSIEQLLSFYMGKNTPDRQDFIIKNLKVEIDELEEV
- a CDS encoding PDDEXK nuclease domain-containing protein, producing the protein MSDGLQNKVIFQQVAELLQNARQQVLRTVNSTMTITYFEIGRIIVEEEQNGKDRAEYGKQLLKDLSKQLTKEFGRGFSIDNLENMRKLFLTFSKSETLSRILQIQKEQTVSAEFNKVDYQTLSSFFKLTFSHYIFLMRIEDEKERRFYKIESEKHNWSVRELKRQYDTALYTRLALSRDKEGILKLSEQGQIIEKPKDIIKDPYILEFLGLPELHQYSESQLEEKIINKLENFLLELGHGFTFVARQQRITFDDKHFRIDLVFYNRILKCFVLIDLKIGELKHQDLGQMQMYVNYYDREMRLEDENKTIGIVLCQTKSEAVVKYTLPENNEQIFASKYKTVLPSVEVLKELLENK